ttgaaacttaaaaaatatatatataatttttaatggtcacaaattcagataaaacaaaaattaactTTCTAAATTTCCCAAAATAGATTCAGGTCGCTTGAATTTGATTGTTCAATTTCAGATCCAACAATTCAAGTTGAATATTCAAATAGTAACATCCGAGCTACGCAAGATAGCATAGGCATCTGAGCCTGCGTGCAATCAAACCGACTTCTGGCCTATCACGGTGTGACTGTGAGTCATGTGATCCAACAAAGTCTGCACTCTGATAGTGCTACAAATCAAGATCAACACGCCCTGGATATCTTTCAGTTACCCGGCTTCGCTAACCCTAACAAGCCCAGTCCAGGATGAGCTGAGTTACGACCTTGGGTATCAACTAGTACAATCAACCCTGGGTTTCCTAATCCCGTGACGCGGGCGTTCATATAAAAGAGGCGGTGTTTGCACAGCACGACCAATcgcaaacatctaccagagctgcatacattaaataataagaGCAAACTACAATTCTACATAAATTTGAAGAACAGAGACACtgttttacaggcaaaacgcAATACAGTCACCTCCACAGTCTGAGGAAACCTGTCATTCAACCAGGAAACCGTAGCAAAACGTTGCACACTGTTTTAAGATTGAACGTGCCCCAGAAGTGGGTTTGATTGCATGCAGACACTTATTTGCTTCCATTGGGTACTTCTTAATTAATCAACTGGGTTTCAGTAGATCTATAAATAACTAGAAGGGCCCTCAGAGAGCACCTACCTCCGCTAAGGCACGCCCCACCTCGTTATGTTATTGCAgtgtgattgttgtttttttgtcttgtcaaaaaaattattccGATACcaaatgaatgcagcacaaataccctatctcacaatgtttCATGTTAAtgaaagtttaaaataatttgtgtatccaCCCCCTGATTCGGATCCCCCCTCCAAAATGTAATTCCCTTTGAGCCCCTGCTCAACCCTTCCACCAGGTTTCATGAGAATCATGTCGGTAGTCTTTTTCAATAATCCAACTGACAAACTAACATACAAACATTACCTCCTGGGCAGCGGTAATTATTAATGAAGGGAGGGCATTATggataataatttgtttgtattatttgaatattattgGGGGCACATTTTGACCATGATAGCTGCATGTAAATGAACATGATATTACATTGAGGATTTTGGTTGATTTATATGGACAGAAATGTCCAGTACACATAGACGTCAATAGACGAAAACAGTGTGACCACTCATTGTTTAAAGTGCTTATATTTTGCTaattttaggttcataattgtagttAGAGGTTACTggtacatggtttaattttcaaacacaaaaaaatatatttgctgtactacacattgctgcagctcctcttttcaccctgtgtgttgagctctctgttttagctacagagtgagacacctCACTTTGGttcaatctttgttgggagttgcacatgctcagtaagtactgctagcttgtcagttgcagagtatgacggcgagcattataacgtgtgttacaaagtgatgcacctttgtcacagaagtaaaggctggactacaatagagctgtttggagcagtttgtgaaaagtgTTGTCTGTTGGGGATGGTAAGtaccttggggggggggttgtaaacctataacatgcagacaaaaagatatcacaataaaggaaagagaaaaggccaaaaagcataatatgagcactttaaattatctttggcatttttctaaaaaagaaaaaaaaatgctttatgtgcttattaaagtgttttgtctgtctgtctgtctgtgtcgcAGAGATCGCCCTGCAGCAGGTCTCCATGTTCTTCAGGTCGGACCTGAAGTGGGAGGTCCTGGAGCCTCTCAAAGACATCGGTGAGACTCCTGAACCTGATTGAAAATGTATAACATGAGAACTGTATGTATGCAACTTAAAATGTAGCAATAAGCTACAGGTCATATCAGGACAAGTCGGGCTGTAGCAGCAAACTCCCTGCAGGTACTGAATTTAGCAACAGTGCTTCATAAGTGCTTTGTTAACGTTACCTGGAAGAGGAAGAATGTGTTCCTCTTCTCAAGAGGTTCACATTGTGTCTTTTAAAGAATGcagtatatttaaataaatgttacattcTCTGATGTGAAATTCTCATAGTTACAAATGAAGTGacattctgttgttttttcaggcTGGAGGATCAGgaagaaatactttttaataataaataaagagcaGCCCAAGGAGATGCATCTGCTGAGCTGGGTGAGTACATAAGTTCTGCTTAGTGACATCAATGTTTAGTGATCAAATAAAAATACCTTGAGGAGTGCAGTTCTCTCAGTATATTAACCCATTAATGTAATATAAGTGTGCGGCATCAGGCTTTTCATTCTGGGTCTTTAAAAAGTGAGTTACGATCAAATTTTATACGAAGTTCCAAACGTGCGTGTTGTGCATGtcattgttattataatatatGGTTAATGTTTcttcaaatgcaacaaaatcaaacattttgcaAATATAAATCTGTGACACATTTCAGTAGGAAGGAGTTTTATAAGAGCAACAAAGACGGAAAGTTTTCCTCGTTCACTTCTCTCTGAAAGTTGTTCCCAGGAGCTTATCCCATGCTGAGTGATTTCCCACAGTCCAGAACAGATTCAATTTCAGGTTGATTTAGGTTCAATCAAATGGAATAAACTGACGTCAAAGTATTGTCCAGTCAAAATCAACAAACGTGGACGGAGAAATAAAGTCTGTGAAAAGTCTGATGGAAACTTTGATGTCTGTTCAACTGAAGcgagtgtttttgttgtttttcttagttttgtTGCTTGTTGAACTGAGAACAGATTTAGAGGAATTCCTTCAGAGCTTTGAAATGCAAATAAGGATTACACCTGATTTTATGGAAGGAAAAGTACATGAAGTctaattggtgtgtgtgtgtgtgtgtgtgtgtgtgtgtgcctgtgtgtgtgtgtgtgtgtgtgtgtgtgtacctgtgtgtacgtgtatgtaCGTACGTGGTAGTTGGACCTGGGTCCTGATAAGTTCCTGTCCGACAAAGACCTGCAGTCAGCCATGAAGCTCCTAACCAGCATCTCTGTACGTATCGACCAGTTACTGCACAGTAACTACGTATTCGGTGAAAACCGTTTGTTAAAATGATCTGTAACAAAAAAGAGCACACCTGTAGTAACGGCACTCTTCTTTGGTTACCtgtggactttgtttttttttttatgatcaaatttttattttcatattcaaaaaaaagaagaaaaaaaaagaagtaaaaataacacttacaaacaacacactggtgAAAAAAGGAACACGTCCCAGGGTTACCTGTGGACTGTTGAGGTCGCCATTAACACTGCTACTGCACAGTGAAAGCAAGCTGTGTCAGCTGAAAGCTAGGTGGGGAGATATCCACGGCCAAACGTAGTTATTGctcaagcttttttttaatgaatttgtttttgatggCCATTCTGGTATCGATATATATATGCAGTTTATTGTCCCACATTAACAAATGAGACAGTAGCCAAATCAAGTCATTCTGCAAATAATAACCCAACTAAACCTCTGCTAAAGCGTAACTGGCATCTTAGCCTTTGAGTCTAGTGGAACTCCGATGGTTTGGGGGTATTTCTGAACAGGAAACTAATACATTTCTGAGAGTTTCAACAAAGCGGGTGTGACATTGATTTTATGGTAAAATCTACAATAAACATTTGGAGCCCTACAGGtttttgcaaagtttgcaaAACATACATAGATTTCAATTTCAACGCAAATTTGAATAGAATTCAGACAGACACCAAGCAAAACAGAGTAACATTTGTTTCTAATTATGGACTGTAAAAAATCTAACGTCCTCCTCCTTTCCAGACTCCATATCTCTGTCCGCTGTTGTTCTCCAGCACCAGCGAGTCTTCAGCTCTTCTCATCCGGCCGTTCGCTGAGAAAGGCTCTCTGAGAGACCACATCTGTaaggtaaagtgtgtgtgacGCAGGAAAAATGACGCCAAAAATAAAGTTCCTGCCACAGCTTTTAGTACTATGAAAGtaatacttaaagtaccaaaTGTACTTATTATGCAGCAGCCCGTTTCAGAAACATATATATTCGATCACTTGATTTTACTTATGATGCAGTATGgtgttcatcactttaatgttgcagctggtaaaagtAGTTAACGTAACTAGTGACTTATGTTGTCAAATGAATTTTAGTGGAGCggaaagtacaatattttcctctAAAATGAAGTggtaaaaagcataaaatggaaatactcaagtaaactACAAGAACATCAACGTTGTACTTTGGTACTGTACTTATAAATGCACTTAGTCACATTCAACTACTGTTCTTTGGTAGAAAGTAGTTCCACTTGACTCTCTCTTCTCCAGGTGAAGCCCAGAGAGAGTTACCTGAAGAAGTACTGTAACCCAAAGAAGAGTCAGGGCCTCGACCTGCAGCACATCAAACTGTACGGCCGTCAGATCCTGGAGGTATTtagatacacacaaaacacacacacacaaaacacatgcaaagaaataaaacccaaaGTGTTAATTGTTactgagctgtgtgtgtatgtgtgtgggcgtgtgcaGGGCCTGAAGCTCCTCCATGACGGTGGATTATTTTATGGTCACCTGCATGCGTCCAACGTAATTGTGGATGACGCCAGGTGTCGACTAATGGACGTAGAGAACGGCATGCTGGGAGTCCCCTCGGCACTGCGACCCGCCTTCACCCAGCTCAGGAAGATCAACGTATGTAAACACTGACAATGGATAGAATACCATAGGCTTATTTTCTTACTTATGTTACTTATGttttccttatgtttttttaaaattaaatttattgcTTGCTCTCTTTGTATATGTTATCTTATATAACTATATAAGAATACTTGATTTAGCATATAGTATATGCTTTTTATTGGCTGGATTAATGGGCGTGATAATAAAATGATGTCTTAAAAGctgagagaaaaatgtgtgttgctgtaaacaacatcttagaaatCAACATTGCAGAGTGATCTTGTAAATGTACTAACATACTTtcatacttacttacttacatactttGTTAATTGAAAGTTTATGATCCATTAACCTGAGTTATTTTATCCAAATTCGCTGTGTATGTTTTTGGATCTGCAGACCATAGAGAGCATCGACGTCTTCTGCTTTGGACATTTACTGTACGAGATGACGTACGGCCGACCGCCGGACAGCGTCCCAGTCGATCGATACGCCGATGTCCCCTACACCGCTGTGGGTcagtatatttacacacacacacacacacacacacaggttaacATGGACACATAGATACTATGTCTTTTCTACCTTCAGTCATTAGActtgtgcgtgtttgtgtgtctgcgtgtctgtgcgcgtgtgtgtgtgtgcagcatcaGTGCTGCAGTCCATTCTGTCCACAGAAGCCTGTAAGAGCGGGATGCCAACTGTGTTGGAGCTAATCAAGACACCGTGAGTTCAGTTTTTGCTTCTCTCCTGTTGTTTTCAGTGAGCAGGGACACACTTATACTTAGTTACGTCCTGTAATGCCTGTTGGCATGTAGGGCAACAACAAAGGATTTTCCTTTATAGAGTCTTTATAGAGCCTCTGCTGTGATATAGGGTTTTCAGTTCTCCCTCCACCATCCTCCGCCAGGTGTTCTTGGGACGGCCTCTTTCACATTTGCCATCTGGTATCCAGTGACAGGCATCTCTATGCAGACATTTAATTCGCCATGTTGCCTGCTTGATTTAAAAACCACATCCATAATAAGCCGGCAAAATCTGAAAATACACGTTTCTTTTCATTGTGGCCTTCCATCCAAACAAAAGCTCAAAGTATACTTTCCATATTCAAGGAAATTGTGTTAATTGTGTTGCCTGGAACCCAATAGACTGGAACCTGTAAGTAAGTGACTGCACTTCATTTTTTCCACTACTGTTATCATAAAGACAGTTGCCATGACAAATGAATACCTTGGCTTTAACACAACAAActtttttgtgaatttaaaaaaggccaCACGCAGGAACCAGAACAtcagctttttgttgttgcttatgagtcactgtttgtgttttttgcagtCTGTTTAGTGACGTCCAGCTCCAACACTCAGAAAAACTCCAGATCAAGGTGAGAGGCTCAGTTTGAAAATGCTTCTCCAAGTTTTACCATGCATGCACAAGGTTATACACAACAGAATATTTTACTcttggaggagggggggggggggggggaagaaaaaTAGCAAATCCCTGAATCCCCATCCACTCCTTCAGGTTCCCAGCAGGTTAAAAGAGGCGCTGAAGACTGCAAAGGAGAGTCTGGAGAAGAGGCTGCAGGAGGAGCAGAGAGTGGTAGGTCACTAGAAACATTAAACATCTTTGATTTATAGCACTGAGCTGCTCCACTGGAGATATTTGGGAGGTCATGTCACTTCTTCAAGGCTCCGTCAATCATTTGGtccaaatctttattttaaatcagtGACCTTCTACAAGGTAAACACAGGAATTTGCTGCAGAGAGGCATTTTTGCTGGCTCTTGTGACATAACAGACTGGGAAAGCCTTGCAACATATATTCCCACAACCTTTTACATGTtgtaaacacatacaaactcaGTGCTGACATCAGTGTGGAATTATTTTGAGCTGCTCTTTCTGTAATGGCCACTGGATGCTGTCATTGGTCTCTGTCACTCCCGTTGCACGTactcagggctgccaactctcacgcattggccgtgagacacacgcatttgactggtttcacacgtgCACACGCCACCcccccccgatttctcacgctgaagtgtcagcccggtcggtcaaatttctgaaagatgagtttatttatagatctacctgttgagccactcgtgatagactagttgtgctttcagagactgtgagggggttcaagagcgctccccggcttcaggtatgagctctgagtatcacagaccgtccgtcgcttcgtgtccactctctctgtaaagatagaggggagcagcgcggctggtagcgtagcaacttcagttcattttagaggactcgctctgctgtggggggGCAGTGACGCGCTGCATCCGTGTAGTCCTCCGATAATGAGCAGTCACCTCTAAActatgtcagagaccagagacccaaatgggcctctgtgtctgtcagacggtctgaatgagatccaccatatcagcgcagcaatgacatgcacagcagactatataacaactacaactctccaaatctcggacaacagagatgggaggagttatattttgaatgtgcacaaagttgtaaacatgaacagaaatctgatgaaacacatctgagctatactatactatatatacaatactgcaacgttgggccactattgtgcttctatAACTTCTGTTCAtgtctaaatgtaactgtaaataattcattcaatgttttataaaatgaacaatagtaaatacagtaagtggggcacagaggatgagggccaaacattactgaaccttggcacaaaggttaaaggataagaATTTATGTAACttagtggttctcattctttagaatttcagtggtcttagtttatcctgcaacattaatttaactttgggtccctggtccctacaccaggcagggacccctggaccggttcaccacagacccaaatcttctcagctgttgctgacatatgctcctgtctcttcatgtggctcattatgttcggcacattgtctgggtcagttcttatatcacaagaagttaataatgtaaatgctaaatgccctaaaacctgttgatactacaacaatgcaaaggctcttaaccctacagttttgcacatatcatgtaacacttgatttctacatttttttgcaagaaatctctccagaaagtgccatttaatgctgtaattttcaatttttttcccctgggggggcataccctcagacccccctagggagagccccatccccccacatataacaattcccaatttaaaccctgaaggataaagacccaaagaaattgctttgtatgccgcaaaatatgggttgccccccccccccaaaatctcACTCCGAGGTTTGGGggaaagttggcagctctgcgTACTGCAGCCGTGCTTCTTCTCTGCTGCTTGGATAATTTCACCATGCCGTTATAAAAAGATGAAGTATGGTGAGATATGGGTGAGAGCATCTTGATTCTGCTCTTCAGCAGTGGCGCTCGCACTTGGCAGTGCAGGTTTTATTAAAAGGTAGGCACCTTGTAGCTTGTTTGAAAGGTAAATAatggtgtgtatgtatgtttgatTGTAGCTCCACCAGCACAGGAGGCTAACCAGAGCTCAGTCTCACCATGGCtcagaagaggagaagaagaggaggaagattCTGGCGAGGAAGGTAGGTGACTGAGTCtcccacacacaaccacacatagAAACCTAATAAGTTCAGAAACCCACAGGAACATACTTCAACTGTTTAGGAAGAATGAAATGCACACAATTAatgaacatgtactgtatgtttgaggTTATTGGAACAAAGGCTAGTATATACACAagaacatctctccattagtgcatgtacagatcctgtgcgtgtgtgtgtgtgtgtgtgtgatactaaCAAAAAtttggacacagagtgtaaattggaatttccccattggggatcaataaacagattaaaattaaaattaaattaagaatTAGTACGGTTTTGTAAAAGCAAAATGGTGCTTATTGGTGAAGTAACATGAACAGTGACATTCAAaaggatgttgtgtttttgtctttgcagaaGTCCAGACAGTCGGCTTATGAAAATGAAGAAGACATCACTGTCAGAAACAACAATAACTCCGGTTGGTCACTCCTCTAACTTCCCTCAACAAATACTCAACTTTGTCAGTCAGTTGGTTagccagttagctagctaaaagtCTTAGGCTAAcactcgtatgtgtcctcatacctggcaaattaagctgattctgattctgattctaaccCTGAATGCTAAAGCTAATTAATTGGGTAGCCAGTTAATTAGTCTTGCTAAAAGCTAAATGTCTTGGGCTAACCCTGAGTGCTAAAGCTAATTCATTGGTTAGCCAGTTAGCTAGCCTTGCTGAAAGCTAAAAGTCTTAGACTAACCCTGAGTGCTAAAGCTAATTCATTGGTTAGTTAGCCTGGTAGGTATTGTTTTGGTTAGGTGAATAGTTAGTGTTTGGTTAGTCTGACAGCATTTacagcaaagcaaaaaaaagtctaaCAATAATCTTAAGAAGTTAGCCCATGAACCGGGTATGAAATGGTTTTTGGTTAGCTAGTTAGTTTCGTGGCATGTCAGGTTAGACACCTAGTTGGTCAGTAGGTTCAAGGAGTCTTTATTATCCCCGGGGGCAATTTGTTTTGCAGCAGCATGTAACAGAAATAACACACAGGTTATACAGGAAACCAGCCATACATCTAGAAACAAAATAGATACGTACTACACGGAAGTCCACACCTCACAGTGACTTATTAAAAAAGCCTATAGTAAGATGGTTAGCTAGCCATGTATCTACAGTGTGAgtcaacctttttattttttatttatttgtat
The Etheostoma cragini isolate CJK2018 chromosome 4, CSU_Ecrag_1.0, whole genome shotgun sequence genome window above contains:
- the pxk gene encoding PX domain-containing protein kinase-like protein isoform X1 codes for the protein MTTKQRFDVRSEQRFFLVTIAKVAATVDSQLLVRFSLAGGVPPLISGGSAQVSSRRLQSVTDGHSRHTFTVDPPGMSFLEKPAPGRLLLDDTVPLTAVIEASQNLQSHTEYIVRVQRGVSSENSWQVIRRYSDFDVLNSSLMVCGISLPLPPKKLIGNMDREFIAERQRGLQVFLDTITQHPLLSCSLTVKKFLDPNNYSANYTEIALQQVSMFFRSDLKWEVLEPLKDIGWRIRKKYFLIINKEQPKEMHLLSWLDLGPDKFLSDKDLQSAMKLLTSISTPYLCPLLFSSTSESSALLIRPFAEKGSLRDHICKVKPRESYLKKYCNPKKSQGLDLQHIKLYGRQILEGLKLLHDGGLFYGHLHASNVIVDDARCRLMDVENGMLGVPSALRPAFTQLRKINTIESIDVFCFGHLLYEMTYGRPPDSVPVDRYADVPYTAVASVLQSILSTEACKSGMPTVLELIKTPLFSDVQLQHSEKLQIKVPSRLKEALKTAKESLEKRLQEEQRVLHQHRRLTRAQSHHGSEEEKKRRKILARKKSRQSAYENEEDITVRNNNNSGSGASSPPTCPSSPTPPSTTGAQATPPPPPPPPLPPAVLDSSSCPPPPLSSSGGAGGGRTALLSSIQAFSKNKLKKSKTVDRSKPII
- the pxk gene encoding PX domain-containing protein kinase-like protein isoform X2 — encoded protein: MTTKQRFDVRSEQRFFLVTIAKVAATVDSQLLVRFSLAGGVPPLISGGSAQVSSRRLQSVTDGHSRHTFTVDPPGMSFLEKPAPGRLLLDDTVPLTAVIEASQNLQSHTEYIVRVQRGVSSENSWQVIRRYSDFDVLNSSLMVCGISLPLPPKKLIGNMDREFIAERQRGLQVFLDTITQHPLLSCSLTVKKFLDPNNYSANYTEIALQQVSMFFRSDLKWEVLEPLKDIGWRIRKKYFLIINKEQPKEMHLLSWLDLGPDKFLSDKDLQSAMKLLTSISTPYLCPLLFSSTSESSALLIRPFAEKGSLRDHICKVKPRESYLKKYCNPKKSQGLDLQHIKLYGRQILEGLKLLHDGGLFYGHLHASNVIVDDARCRLMDVENGMLGVPSALRPAFTQLRKINTIESIDVFCFGHLLYEMTYGRPPDSVPVDRYADVPYTAVASVLQSILSTEACKSGMPTVLELIKTPLFSDVQLQHSEKLQIKVPSRLKEALKTAKESLEKRLQEEQRVLHQHRRLTRAQSHHGSEEEKKRRKILARKKSRQSAYENEEDITVRNNNNSGSGASSPPTCPSSPTPPSTTEHAPF